A region of the Pseudorca crassidens isolate mPseCra1 chromosome 9, mPseCra1.hap1, whole genome shotgun sequence genome:
agagaggattCGATATATGTCCTGCAGGTGCCTGAAGTGTAGCTGGAGAGGGAAGGCTTTAGTAGACCGGTTCAAGACTGGAGAGAACCCAACTCGGAGGATACCCTGCACTGCCAGTGCCAATAGCTAGTGTAATTATAGCAGTACATGGAACAGGTGGGAACGGAGATCAGCCTTGAAAGATGATGTTTACTGGCTCAAGGAAAGCATGAGTTCCAGGTTCTGGGGAACTGAGCAAAGGTTAGGAGGAGAAAAGTATTGTTCTTGTGCAAGGAATCAGCAAAGGCCATCCAGATAGAGAGTTTGAGTAGTAGTATGAAATGTACTCAGGACAGGTAAGGTTAAGTCCAGATCAAAGAAGGATTCGAATGCAGAGAAGAGTTTGAACTTTGAATTGGAGACAGTGAGAGAAGACTTGGAGATTCATGAGTTAGGTGTGAAAGACAAAAGGATTCATGTATTcaagacatttattgagcacttaggatgtgccaggtactgttctagactGGAGATTCTATGGAGAATTTAGTACATAGTACATAGTACAGCATGAAGCAATCACAGATAAACTCAAAGTTGCAAGTGTGTTGCATGCTGCAAAAGAGTGGTTCATGCACCTATGAGATAGCATGACAGGAGAACTTGGCACAGTCTAGGGGGTCAGAAAAGAAGTCATCCCTGAGAAAATGATAACTGAGCTGAGATCTAAAGGAAGCAAGGAGTTAGCTGGGCAAAGAAGTGGGCACAGAGTTTCAAAGCAGGGAGAACACCTGTGTGGATCCCCTGTGGCGGGAATGAAGGGGCTGAGGCTGGAGCGTTCGGGGAGGACAGGGCAAACAGGAGCCAGATCATGCAGTGTCTCGCAGGCCACGTGAAAGATTTTGGACTTTTATCCTTAGGGTAATGGAAACccactggagggttttaagcaAGAGAGTGTGTGATTAAATTAGTGTTTAGAAGAGATCATTCTAGCCGTGATATAGAAAAGAAGTTGGGGGGTTAGACAAGAGGGGAATGAGTGGAAACAGGAGCTTTTAACGGTTTAGGTGGGAGAGACATCGTGGTTTGGTCTAGGGCAGTGGTGGTAGAGATGGGGAAAAAAGGGGACAGATTGGGGAGATATTTAAGAGGCACAGTCGTCAGGACTTGATAACAGACAACATGAATGTAGGTTTGCTGCTGGCGATGGATATCCAGGATAAGGTGCCACTCAGAGGTCCGTGCTTCAGAGGGCAGTGCGGCTCTAGGTGTGCCGGGATCTCTTGGTCCAGGAGCCTGGCCTCAGGGGAGAGAGAGGTCTGCACAGGAGAGAAATACGTGTAAGTCCCCTAGCCAGTGGAGAGAATAGAGAGTGTCAGTTTTAGGAAGTTGAATCTTGCAGTGCTGGGTATAATGCACTCAAAGGAAGTGAGACTCTGGTGTAGAGAACATGAAGCCAAGCTGTGGAGTGCTGCTGGGTGCGAGTTGACCTCGTGAGAAGGAATGGCAGTGAGGACTGAACACTCGGTGTTCCGTTTAGCCCACCTTTTCCTGTGCCCATCCTCTAACACAcacccccctccacctcctgGAAAGGAGATGTATGGCCCTCTTTGACCATAACTGTATCCCACAGACTGGCATGGAAAGGTGTCGGAGATTAAGAAGAAGATCCAGTCCGTCCTTCCTGGAGGGGCCTGGAGTCCGCTATGTGACACCAGCCACCTGCCCCCTGAACACTCCGATGTGGTGATTGTTGGCGGTGGGGTGCTTGGCCTGTCCGTAGCCTATTGGCTGAAGAGGCTGGAGAAGCGGCAAGGTGCCATTCGGGTGCTGGTGGTGGAGCGGGACCACACGgtgaggtctggggtggggcagagTCAGGAGTGGGGTGCAGACCCGTATTTTCTTAAGGACtcgaggggaggagagaagaggaaagaccTCAGTGTTTGCAGGGccaaagggcagggactgtgcTTTGGCCCTTGTTGAGAAATAGCCACATGTTCTTCCTCCCTCAAACCAGAGACCTTGACAATAAGGTTTTTGCTTTGGGAAGCAAATTTCACAACGTTGTATGTCTCGAGATCTCAGAGGTCTGGCCTGCATTCGAGCTGTGGTTAACACAAACAGCTGTCACGACGCCCTTGTAGGTTACAGTACTTCTGAGGTTTCTGCTCTTTAACTGTTCCTGTTTAGCACTGCCAGCTAGTCACAAATCTTGCTCCTGTGGCCACATCCCTCTGTTTTCCACGTCCGTCTCCTGCCTTGCACTTCCAGGCCATTACCGTTTTGTACGACGGCGCCCAGCCCTTTTTAGCTGACTGAGCCTCTCTGCTCTGTGTATCTTCTAATAAGGATTTTAATAGCTGTTGTCCTGGTTGGGCTGCTGGTTGACTTGCATATAGGTTTCTGCAAGTTTAGATTATAAACTTGCAAGTAGGACTCCCCTTTAACTTTGGgcacgtgggacttccctggcagtccagtggttaagactccacacttccactgcaggtggcccaggttccatccctggtcagggaactaagatcccgcaagcagcagcgtggccaaaaaaaaattaactttgcgTATGTGACTCTCACCCTCCAGTACGGTATTCTGCTCACACGGAACAGGGCCCACATCgccttctcttgtctttccacAGTATTCCCAGGCCTCCACCGTGCTTTCTGTGGGTGGGATTCGTCAGCAGTTCTCGTTGCCTGAGAACATCCAGCTCTCCCTCTTTTCGGTCGAATTTCTCCGGAACATCAATGTATGTGCTGtgagatttgggggtggggtgttgACCCCTCCTTTagcccagagaggggagcagCCCAGCTGGCTGGGCGAGCATATGGGCAGCTAGGGGTTGGAACCCCCCGGTTTTCTTCCCAGCGGCAGTGCCCGGAGAGAGCTTCCCTCTGGGGCGGGGCACCGAGCCCGGGGGCTGTGGTGAGAAAGCCAGGAAagctctccctcccttcttgaAGTCAGCTTCTTGGAGGAGCTTTTCTTTGCACACAGGAGTACCTGGCCGTGGTCGATGACCCTCCCCTGGACCTCCAGTTCAACCCCTCTGGTTACCTCTTTCTGGCTTCAGAGGAGGGGGCTACGATCATGGAAAACAACGTGAAAGTGCAGAGGTGGGCGCCCGGCACGGCTGCCATGCTGCGTCTCAGCTGCCCGCACGCAGTGGGCTCTGACTCACTTTAGGAGCCAGGGTGACGGAGCCAATGAAACAGGCCCTGCTCCCTAGGAGCTCAGTCTGTCAGGAAGACGCGCATGGGCAAACCTCCGAagccctgtgctaagtgctgtaaCACAGACACGGACAAAGCACTGCCGCGGTGGTTCCTAAATTCCCAGGTGATGAGAACCACCCAGGACACATCCCTCCTAATAAGTCAGGATCTCTGGGGAGGGGCCCGCAAatctgcaaatgttttctctaagAGCCAGAGAGCTAAGCTCGTAGGCTTTGCCGGCCATACCGGGACTCGTGTAAAAGGCTGTGGGTCTCATGACCCGTCAGTCAGGACTATCATCTGAGCCTGTGAGCTCATCACTGGGCCCCAACGCCCCATCTGTTACCCTGGGCTCTAATCCCGGCCCGGGTTCACACCTCCTCACTGCTAGATTGCTCCCCAGCACCGTGCCAGGGtctcctccaccctcctctcGTCCAGGCCATCCTGCCCCCATATGGCTGCGCAGGCAGCCTGATCTCTGTGCCTGAGACCCTTTAGCAGAACCTTCTACGAGTTTCACTAGTGACATCAGGTCACGTCCTAAATGCATTATAAATGTTAACTTGTTTAATCATCAGAACATGCCCATTTTacatgtgagaaaactgaggcccccagagctagtaagtggtggcgCTGGGACTTGAACCAGGCAGTTCGCCTTGTGAGTGTGTCCTTTTAGCGCATACAATGCTGTCTTTGGGCATgaaggtcccagaaggagacagTTGTGCTGGTGAGCAGGATTGTTCTAGGAGGTGGACGGGAAGGCTGTCCTGGGCAGAAGGAGTGGAGGGAACAGAGTGACCCGCCCTGTTGTGAAAGCACGAGGAACAGTTAGGGGGTAATAAGGCGTTTAGCGTGGCCAAAGGGAGGCCAGGGTGTCATAAAGGAAACGGGGTCAGATGCTGAAGAGCCTTGACTAGGAGCTTGCTCTTTTCCAGGAAGCAAGGAGGATACGTGGGGAGTTGGGGGCAGAGGAGTGACTTGTGGAGCTGGGGCCCATACTTCTCCCCCCAGACACTCACCCAGCACACATACGTAGACCCACACATTTCTCCAGGCAGCAAGGAGCCAAAGTTTGCCTGATGTCTCCGGAGCAGCTTCGGAAGAAGTTTCCCTGGATGAACACGGAGGGAGTGGCTTTGGCATCTTACGGTGAGGCTTGCGTGCAGAGGGCGTCAGGGGTTGAGGGGCGCCTCAGGTTAGGAGTCTCGGCACCCTGCAGCCGAGTCAAGGAGGAGCGCTTCCCTCCTGGCTGCAGGGCCTCTCCCGGGCCGGGCCGGCTCTCTGTCCTTCCGCGGGATCTGACTCTGGTGCAGTTGGTCAATGTGACTCCCCAGCTTACGAGCCCTAAAGAAGATTTAGGGGTGCAGGAGAGACAACAGGAGAGGAGGGTCCTAGCCCGCCTTCACGCATCCTCGTTCTCCGCACAGGGTTGGAGAACGAAGGTTGGTTTGACCCCTGGTGTCTGCTCCAGGGGCTTCGGCGAAAGGTCCAGTCCATGGGGGTCCTTTTCTGCCACGGAGAGGTGACACGTGAGTCTGCGGCCCCATGTCCACTGCTTGTGACCTCTGCCAGCCAGGACGCCAGCCCAGACAGGGTCTTACCTTCACGCACAGGCTGAGCAAGGGCTGTGCTTTCTCAGGACAGGGGGTTCTCCCCTGGGGACTGGTCCTGGGCATCCTGACCCTGGCTCCTAACTGCATTTGGCCGTGACTCGTGATCTGCTTGAAGATTTTGGCACCCTCCTGTCCTGTGCGGCCAAGTTCATCCCGGTTACCCTGTCTCTTTGCTTCAGTGTCTGTGGGAAAGCTTCCAGCCTTCCAGCTTTCTTTCCTCAGGAAACCAGTGGAATCTCCATCTCCTTCCTCTTTGAGGCCTCAAGggcttatttcctttcctttttcatgcAGGTTTCGTCTCTTCATCTAACCACATGGAGACCGCCATCGGGGAGAAGGTGACTTTGAAAAGGATCCATGAAGTCCATGTAAGTTCCCAGCCTAGGTGTCTCCTTTACCTAATGAGAAACGTAACAGCTGTTATTTTGATCTTCTGCTACCCACTTCCAGTGTGGGTAAACTGAGGTTCAGGAAGAACTGGActgctccctccacccccctcTCTGGTGCCCGTAGGTGAAGGTGGACCACAGCCAGGAGTACCAGCCCGTGGAATGCTCCATAGTGGTCAATGCAGCGGGAGCCTGGTCTGGGCGAATCGCAGAGCTGGCTGGCATTGGGAAGGGGCCGTCTGGTACTCTTCAGGGTACCAAGCTGCCCGTGGAGCCGAGGAAaaggtgacttgcccagggccGTGGAGCCGGGTGGGGGTGAGAGGAGAGTCGGGGAAGGGAGTTGCTGTTCTCGCCGCTTCTAACGCCGCTGGTCACGGCAGGTATGTGTACTTGTGGCACTGCCCCCAGGGACCAGGCCTGGAGGCTCCGCTTGTCGCAGACCCCAGCGGAGCCTATTTCCGCCGGGAAGGACTCAGCAACAACTACCTGGGCGGCTGTAGCCCCGCTGAGGTGAGCTCTGTGGGGTCGGGGTGCCGGGGAGAAGACAGAGACCGGGTATCGCTGAGCAGTCAGGCTTCTTTGGCAGGCCTAGTGCTGGTACTGATGTCACGGTCCCCTCTGGCTTTGACTTGGGGTCTCTTACCCCCATCCACCACTTACCAAGCGGACAGATTAAAGAGGCCAGCGAGGCCTGGGTCTGATGTGTGTCCTGGGCAACGTAAGCCttgtccccacctctgcccccaggaGGAGGAACCAGACCCAGGGAACCTGGAAGTGGACCATGATTTCTTCCAGGAGAAGGTGTGGCCCCATCTGGCCCAGAGAGTACCAGCTTTTGAGACTCTAAAGGTAACTGGATGGAGACAGATGACCCCAGAGCATCTGGGCCCCGTTGGGGCCCCTGCCTCACAGGACCCGTCCCGTGAGCGCGCTCAGCGGTGGTGGAGGGTACCGTGCGCCGAGCCCAGCCGGGAGTGGGTGGGGCGGAGCGCGGGGCAGCCCTCCCGACGCACCGCGTCCTGTGCCCCGCAGGTGCGGCGCGCTTGGGCTGGCTACTACGACTACAACACCTTTGACCAGAATGGCGTGGTGGGCCCTCACCCCCTCGTCGTCAACATGTACTTTGCGACGGGCTTCAGTGGCCACGGGCTCCAGCAGGCCCCCGCCGTGGGCCGGGCTGTGGCAGAGGTGATGCTGGAGGGCCACTTCCAGACCATCAACCTGAGCCCCTTCCTCTTCAGCCGCTTTTACTTGGGAGAGAAGGCCCAAGAGCACTGTATCATCTGAGCCCCGCCCCTGGCCCGTGCTCACACCGCCTCACTGCTAGATTGCTCCCCAGCACCACCAGGGTCTCCTCCGCCCCCCTGTTGTCCAGGCCATCCTGCCCCCGTATGGCTGGGCAGGCGGGCCAACCACTGCCTAAGGCCCAGGCTGACAGAGAACGATGGGGTGGGACCCCAGGACTGATCATGGCCCAGGCTGATGCCACCCACCAGGAGCCCAGCCGGACAGAACACCTCGGAGGACCTGAGCACCGTGGCCCAGGACTGGCTCCTTCGTGGGACCGACCCAGAAAGACTGCCTCTGCCCCTGTCGGCAGAGCCCAGGCAGGGAGCATTCTGGGGCAGCCCGACCCAGGTCTATGGACTTGTCTACTTAACCTTTTCAACGATCAAGAAACGTGATGGACGCCTTCCTTTCAGTCTTCTGTCCCTTCCTCTTTTCACCTCATGTTACCCCACTTGCCTTTGATAGCGGGCTGGGAGAAGCACAGGAGCGCTCTTAAATCCTGGGTGTTAGGCATCTGGTTTGCACGTTAGTGCCTCCTTTTCCTGAGTTCCTGACCGGGGGGGACTGTAGAGGGAAGGAAGGTGTTCATTCATCAATTCATTATGTATTCAGTTCCAACTCTCGGCAGGCCCAGGGCTACATATTAGAGATATACCAGCAGGCAAAGCATGGCATGTGTTCTCCCTGGAGAGTTCTCACCTGTGCCCGGCCCCTCGCCCCTGGGTCAGCTACAGCGCAGCCTCTGCGGTGCTGGGAGAAAGCACAGGACACAGACGCCTCACCCCAGCCGGATGTTTCTCCCTGAAGGTTCCCAGGGAAGGTGACCTCTGAGCTGAACCTAAAGGATGAGCAGTTTAACACAGTGAACGCAGGGTGATCCCAGGCTGAGGGAAAAGCATATACAAAGGCCTGGGGCCAAGAATTAGCAAAATTCAAGGGACTCAGGTGGTGTGTCCCCGCTGGGTCATGGAGAGGTAGTGAGGGGCACAGCGGGGCCGGAGCCTGAAGAGCCAGCTGTGGACCTTGGCTTTTCTGTGCACAGGGGCCACTGAAGGGCTTTCAATAGGGAAGCAACATGATCAGATTCTTCTTTTAGAGAAATCAGCCTGCCTGCCTTGTGGAGAAGAGAATGATGCCGAAGCAGGAGACCAGACAGCAGGCTGTCACTATAGTCCACGTGGCAGAGACAGCTAGGCCGGCACCATCACGGCAAGAGGTGCACGGACCCGAGAGGCAACTTAGCAGCGAGAAATGGGGTCACGTAAGACTCCAGGGTTCTGGCTTGGACAACTGGATGGATGTCATGCCTTTCGCAGAGATGAGCAGTGTGAGGGACAGAGTGAGTGGGACAGTTTGGGACATGTTAAGGCTCTGCCTACAGGACGTCTGGTAGAAACATCTAATAGGGGTTGACTCACGGTTGCACTGAGGGGGATGTGGGCTGTAGATGGAGATGTGGGCGTCAAGGAGAACGACGGCATCACCCTGGGAGGGGAGAAGAATAGGGGACTGGTGTGGGGCGGGGGGAAGCTGGAGGGGCTCCCGCCATATTTAAGAGATGAGGACGCTGAAGAGGTGGCCAGAGGCAGGAGAAAAGCCCAGAAAGTGAGGTGTCTGCAGAGCCTGGGAGGAAGTGTCAGtggtataaacacacacatgagGGCTGGATTCAGTATCAAGAGGGTCCATGGGGACCTTACGGAGGGCAGCCCCAGGGAGAAATGCACCCAGTGGGGTTGAGTGTGGATACTTGTTCAGAGGGAGAAGTGAGTGGGAGTAGAGACAGAAATGCACCCAGTGGGGTTGAGTGTGGATACTTGTTCAGAGGGAGAAGTGAGTGGGAGTAGAGACAGCTAGTAAAGTGCCCACTCCCTCCCTAAGTGGCCTGTGGGGAGAAGAATGAAACATAAAAGATGGAGGTGGACCTCCCGATCATCAGTTGGGAACAGTAGAAGCCCCTGAGTTGGGGGGTGAGGATGGGTGGGGAAGAACCAGGACCAGTTCGGTGAGCAAAAGAGGAAGAGCCACCTGAATGCGGAATGAACTCAATGAACTCACGCTGAGAGAGAGGAAActtgccaggggccaggggccagggaAGCTGGCTAAACCCAGCGTCCGTGTTAACCCTGTAAGGCAGCCTCCTTTGGTGCCCAGTATCCACTCACCCTTCCTTCAGCACAGATGCCCCTATCTACTGGTCCGGAGGGAAAAGGCCTTCATCTGGCTCCTCCCCCAGAAGCTGCTTCCTCCAGGACAACAAATGCTGCGCTTGTTAGGAAGGCGGTAATGAACCCTCTGCACTCCCACAGGGCTTTATTCAGGCTACAGGACAGCACTTACCCTTGCACCTGTCTTCCCTGTGCGAGGGACACTGGGACCTAGCCTTCACCTTTGCCCCAGCACTGAGCTTGGCTGTCCTATGCTTGTCCTATCCTTGGCTCTCAGTGTGTTTACCTGAGTTCCTCTTTGCTTCCACTGGAGCCAGATGGATCCCTGGCCTCAGGGAATTTTCACTGTAGCAGAGGTAAGCTGCTTGAGCACAAGTTCCAAATACCTTAAGGTCCTAGAGGGGATCTCAGTGAAGAAGGTGGGAAGGGCAGGGTTAAGAAAAGTTCTGCATAAGCTGCAAAAATGACCCTTGTCAGAAGACGGGGGTTTTTGAAGAGCAGAGTTGGGAAAAGAGGACACCTTGGGTGGAGGGGACCTCAGAGCACAGGCACAGGGCAGGGAAAATGGAGGTATACCCCATGCAGAGTAAAAGGAACCCTTTTACTCTGAGCACCTGGGCACTAGGCTAGCTGTCTGACAGGCTTTATCTCATCTACTCCTTCCCACAACACTAGGAACCAGATATCATTTCCATgacgaaagtgaacctcgacaaGCCCCGCACTTCCCCAAGGTCTCACCTCTAACGTGATGAGCCCTGGATATGAACCCCAGCCATCTGACTCCTGAGCTCCCCCGGTATGGCCTTACACCACACTCCCTCCCAGGAGTAGCACTAATTCCTTTTCGCTGGCTGGTGAGAAAAGCAGGAAATCAGATTGAAAGGGAGATCATGAATCTTAGATCGGCCCTATTAAACCACCTCCACGCTCCAGCATTTCACCTGCACAGCAGCAGGCGTGTTTCCCAAACCGGCATGCGAGGAACACTGCTCAGGAAGATACTGACATTCCCTCTGGGGTGAAACAAGCTTGGGAAATGCCAGGTGCTGTATCCCCGCCTGGGTGCTTCACGCCGCTCATCAACATCCCGAGGACGCTAAGAAGTCCCTTCACTCTAAGCCAGGCCTCGCCACCGTTTGCCCGTCACACTCGGCCAGGCGTTAGTGCCCGCGGAGCCGTACCCGCTGGGCCATGAACTTAAGGGGAGCGTGCCAGGCGCCCCGGCCCCGGGGGCTGCCCTCACGGCTGCCAAGGCCGCCGGCCTCTCCGCCTCACCACTGACTGTGTGTGGCCATTGGGAAAGTCCGGCATCATCTTCCTCACttgcctaaaaagaaaaaaggtataaACGCTTCCCTGGCAAGGCGTCGAGAAGACTCCATGAATGAAGTAAGGAGTTTCTTTCTGTGTCCGCGACAGAGAACACAGCCGAGGCTGCAGGTTCTCCTGGTGGGTTTTGGGGAACTCGGGAGGAAAGACTTATCTCCAAGCTTCCGCCCGGTCCTTAGCTGCGCAGATGCCCACGAACCTCCCTGCGAGCCCGGGGAAGCGGGCGCGGAGGGCCCGGCCGCCGCCCCCTCGGGTCGGGCTTGGGGCGTGGGAGCGGCGGTCGGAGGAGGAGCCGCGGGCCGGGAGTCTCGGCGCTTCCGGGGCAGCGGGCGGCCGGCTGCACTTCCCGTGGGCAAGCGGCCCGCCGGGCTTCGGAGCCCGTGCCCCGCACCGGCCGCACCGAGGTAGCGCCCCGCGCACCCCGGCGCAGGTGAGCGCTCGGGGAggcgagggcgggagcgggagcGGCGGGGCCCCGCGGAAGGGGCGAGCAGGCGAGCGGGCGGGGCGGGCAGGCGGCTGGGCCGGCAGGACTCCCGCGGGCAGTGGACCCCTGCCCCGTTAGCGGCccggtccccggtccccggtcaTCGGTCCCGGATTTGCCCCCTCCCTGCGGCACCTCCGGCCGGTTCACCGCCGTCCCCTCTGCGCCCCTTCACCTGGCCGCTCGTAGCACCCACAACGCGGAAACGGGTGAAAAGGCCCCCAGGGAGAGCTGTCACCTTCTCTGTCGCCAAGAAGTTCGTGCAGGGAGCCCTCCTTGAGCTCGAGGAGCCTGCCTGGTTCAGGTGGCTTCGGTCTTGAACTGtagattctttttcttccagGCTCTCGCGTCCTTCTCTGCTCTGTCGCAGCCTCTCCCTCTG
Encoded here:
- the FOXRED1 gene encoding FAD-dependent oxidoreductase domain-containing protein 1 isoform X10; this encodes MQQGAKVCLMSPEQLRKKFPWMNTEGVALASYGLENEGWFDPWCLLQGLRRKVQSMGVLFCHGEVTRFVSSSNHMETAIGEKVTLKRIHEVHVKVDHSQEYQPVECSIVVNAAGAWSGRIAELAGIGKGPSGTLQGTKLPVEPRKRYVYLWHCPQGPGLEAPLVADPSGAYFRREGLSNNYLGGCSPAEEEEPDPGNLEVDHDFFQEKVWPHLAQRVPAFETLKVRRAWAGYYDYNTFDQNGVVGPHPLVVNMYFATGFSGHGLQQAPAVGRAVAEVMLEGHFQTINLSPFLFSRFYLGEKAQEHCII
- the FOXRED1 gene encoding FAD-dependent oxidoreductase domain-containing protein 1 isoform X9, translated to MENNVKVQRQQGAKVCLMSPEQLRKKFPWMNTEGVALASYGLENEGWFDPWCLLQGLRRKVQSMGVLFCHGEVTRFVSSSNHMETAIGEKVTLKRIHEVHVKVDHSQEYQPVECSIVVNAAGAWSGRIAELAGIGKGPSGTLQGTKLPVEPRKRYVYLWHCPQGPGLEAPLVADPSGAYFRREGLSNNYLGGCSPAEEEEPDPGNLEVDHDFFQEKVWPHLAQRVPAFETLKVRRAWAGYYDYNTFDQNGVVGPHPLVVNMYFATGFSGHGLQQAPAVGRAVAEVMLEGHFQTINLSPFLFSRFYLGEKAQEHCII
- the FOXRED1 gene encoding FAD-dependent oxidoreductase domain-containing protein 1 isoform X11, with the translated sequence MSPEQLRKKFPWMNTEGVALASYGLENEGWFDPWCLLQGLRRKVQSMGVLFCHGEVTRFVSSSNHMETAIGEKVTLKRIHEVHVKVDHSQEYQPVECSIVVNAAGAWSGRIAELAGIGKGPSGTLQGTKLPVEPRKRYVYLWHCPQGPGLEAPLVADPSGAYFRREGLSNNYLGGCSPAEEEEPDPGNLEVDHDFFQEKVWPHLAQRVPAFETLKVRRAWAGYYDYNTFDQNGVVGPHPLVVNMYFATGFSGHGLQQAPAVGRAVAEVMLEGHFQTINLSPFLFSRFYLGEKAQEHCII